TCTTCTTCATTCATTGTAAATGTTTCCATTACAATTTTAAGTTTATCTTCTTTTCTCCATCTCTTAAGTCGATTAGGATTACTATTGGGTATTAATTTGCCTTCTATTCTAGCTTTTCTCTTCCACCCATAGATAGTGTTTGTAGATACTCCTGTTTCCTTAGATACCTGTGATACTTTTTTATTTATTGGCGGAGATATTTGCCTTAATATATCTTCAATGTATTCTTTATTATAGCTCTTATTTTTCATATAGA
The Clostridiisalibacter paucivorans DSM 22131 genome window above contains:
- a CDS encoding transposase codes for the protein MKNKSYNKEYIEDILRQISPPINKKVSQVSKETGVSTNTIYGWKRKARIEGKLIPNSNPNRLKRWRKEDKLKIVMETFTMNEE